One genomic window of Salvia miltiorrhiza cultivar Shanhuang (shh) chromosome 4, IMPLAD_Smil_shh, whole genome shotgun sequence includes the following:
- the LOC131019712 gene encoding transcription factor MYB86-like has protein sequence MGRNSCCVKQKLRKGLWSPEEDEKLYNYITRFGVGCWSSVPKLAGLQRCGKSCRLRWINYLRPDLKRGMFSQQEEDLILNLHQALGNRWAQIAAQLPGRTDNEIKNFWNSSLKKKLLKQGVDPNTHKPMMSIKDERESSSVDLRSSSSLQINNHGLQTSGSETYNLSSLLCNSNAAGPKMRENFSNKQVYDPLFLSEFQANVDPDGFQSNFLSHSNHNNPININPICGFNSMPDLTNFDIHHHNLAKLGINEAKESPILNFHHSIMMHTATAEHDNNNNSNNNNNAFSWDDEGKLDSVFQFQFSGIQIEERNHDGKLQNNPISDDDFGAYVFDHRM, from the exons ATGGGCCGCAATTCCTGCTGTGTGAAGCAGAAGCTCAGGAAAGGGCTGTGGTCGCCCGAAGAGGATGAGAAGCTCTACAATTACATCACCAGATTCGGCGTCGGCTGCTGGAGCTCAGTGCCTAAATTAGCAG GATTGCAAAGATGTGGAAAAAGCTGCAGATTGAGATGGATTAACTACTTGAGGCCTGATCTCAAAAGAGGCATGTTTTCACAACAAGAGGAAGATCTTATCCTTAATCTCCACCAAGCTTTAGGCaacag ATGGGCTCAAATAGCGGCGCAATTGCCGGGAAGAACAGACAATGAGATCAAGAATTTTTGGAACTCgagcttgaagaagaagctcctGAAGCAAGGGGTTGATCCCAACACGCACAAACCAATGATGAGCATcaaagatgaaagagaaagtaGCAGTGTAGATTTGAGGTCATCATCGTCGCTGCAGATTAATAATCACGGCCTCCAAACCTCAGGTTCGGAAACGTACAACCTGAGCAGCCTGCTGTGCAACAGCAATGCTGCAGGGCCCAAAATGAGAGAGAATTTCTCCAACAAACAAGTCTATGATCCTCTCTTCTTGTCTGAATTCCAAGCGAATGTGGATCCCGATGGATTCCAATCCAACTTTCTCTCTCATTCCAACCATAATAATCCCATCAATATTAACCCCATTTGCGGATTCAACTCAATGCCCGATTTAACCAACTTCGATATTCATCACCACAATTTGGCCAAATTAGGGATTAACGAAGCGAAAGAGAGCCCCATTTTGAACTTCCACCACTCAATCATGATGCATACTGCAACTGCAGAACacgacaacaacaacaacagcaacaacaacaacaacgcgTTTTCATGGGACGACGAGGGGAAGCTAGATTCAGTTTTCCAGTTCCAGTTCAGTGGGATTCAGATTGAAGAAAGGAACCATGATGGGAAGCTGCAGAATAATCCGATTTCGGATGATGATTTTGGTGCGTATGTGTTTGATCATCGTATGTAA
- the LOC131019713 gene encoding uncharacterized protein LOC131019713, with translation MKLAAAQIFPQIPHLHNPKLPPPSTTHHPIHKRLSPLNSNKSPSPATKSAAADDGIPIEHVKTLVKFKSRHNYIRVIQVSRAADHPLAGSRLLLLDAPGNIHSISYIFKSLTNAYFDVFATLPPILPPGPLAILGFGAGSAARLILELYPEAAIRGWELDPSVLAVAREYFGLEKLEKKYSERLKIYTGNALNLGEKEKFAGILIDLFSKGCVIPELQDAATWEKLRRRLSEGGRMMVNVGGSCVEPEDIRRDGSVIMEETLRAMYEVFPGEVFVLSLDNRKDDSAVAMTGRLPDAGEWRKKLPRPVKFYVDMWQPYRSL, from the coding sequence ATGAAATTAGCGGCAGCACAAATTTTCCCCCAAATCCCACACCTCCACAACCCAAAACTCCCCCCTCCGTCTACCACCCACCACCCCATCCACAAACGCCTTTCTCCGCTCAATTCCAACAAATCCCCCTCACCCGCCACCaaatccgccgccgccgacgacggAATCCCAATCGAACACGTCAAAACCCTAGTAAAATTCAAATCTCGGCACAACTACATCCGCGTGATCCAAGTCTCGAGGGCGGCAGACCACCCGCTCGCCGGCTCCCGCCTCCTCCTCCTCGACGCCCCCGGCAACATCCACAGCATCTCCTACATCTTCAAATCCCTCACCAACGCCTACTTCGACGTCTTCGCCACTCTACCCCCAATCCTCCCGCCCGGACCCCTCGCAATTCTCGGATTCGGAGCCGGATCGGCCGCCCGACTCATCCTCGAGCTCTACCCCGAAGCCGCGATCCGCGGCTGGGAGCTCGACCCCTCCGTCCTCGCCGTCGCTAGAGAGTACTTCGGCCTCGAGAAGCTCGAGAAGAAGTACTCGGAGCGGCTGAAGATTTACACTGGAAACGCGCTGAATTTGGGCGAGAAGGAGAAATTCGCGGGAATCCTGATCGATTTGTTCAGCAAGGGCTGCGTGATTCCGGAGCTGCAGGATGCTGCGACGTGGGAGAAGCTGCGGAGGAGGTTGAGTGAGGGCGGGAGGATGATGGTGAATGTGGGGGGGAGCTGCGTGGAGCCGGAGGATATACGGAGAGATGGGAGCGTCATAATGGAGGAGACTTTGAGGGCGATGTACGAGGTGTTTCCCGGCGAGGTTTTCGTGCTGAGCCTCGACAATCGCAAGGATGACAGCGCGGTTGCGATGACGGGCAGGTTGCCGGACGCCGGCGAGTGGAGGAAGAAGCTGCCGCGGCCGGTGAAGTTCTATGTAGATATGTGGCAGCCTTATCGAAGTCTATAA
- the LOC131023269 gene encoding uncharacterized protein LOC131023269, with amino-acid sequence MFPARNPAPPPSTISLSLRFHPLSICSSSSNPLEKAKMKSPNFSPSSKSCPSSSSAQIFAALLQLPKASPPSAALKLRQSRRRAPERLSLSIPVHNRARLLANGARPSLFPCGSPPRIAPAKGKICFRIVVSSHIVSSQFPWPSLLLKKWMLFRKESLNGHGRVTTSGESEPPSSSLSSHFDITLNDFPMGSPVAGVDSVATDHKPSNPFDLPYDSDMESTNMVRTLCACCIAY; translated from the exons ATGTTTCCGGCGAGGAAtccggcgccgccgccgtcgaCCATCTCGCTGAGCCTCCGTTTCCATCCTCTCTCAATCTGTTCCTCTTCCTCAAATCCTCTGGAGAAGGCGAAAATGAAAAGCCCCAATTTTTCTCCTTCATCTAAATCGTGCCCTAGCTCTTCCTCTGCCCAAATTTTCGCCGCCCTGCTGCAACTTCCGAAGGCATCGCCGCCCTCCGCGGCTCTGAAACTTCGGCAAAGTCGACGCCGTGCACCCGAGCGTCTTTCTCTCTCAATTCCCGTTCACAATAGAGCTCGTTTGCTGGCGAATGGAGCTCGCCCTTCTCTCTTTCCCTGTGGATCTCCGCCGCGAATAGCTCCGGCTAAAGGAAAGATTTGTTTTCGAATTG TCGTGAGTTCACACATCGTGTCAAGTCAGTTTCCATGGCCAAGTTTACTTTTGAAGAAGTGGATGCTCTTCAGAAAGGAG TCTTTGAATGGTCATGGCAGGGTAACAACTTCAGGTGAGAGTGAACCACCATCTTCCAGCTTATCGTCACACTTCGATATAACACTCAATGACTTCCCCATGGGTTCACCAGTG GCTGGCGTGGACTCAGTTGCAACTGATCACAAGCCTAGCAATCCATTTGATCTGCCCTATGATTCAGACATGGAATCTACAAATATGGTTCGTACACTTTGTGCTTGCTGCATAGCTTATTAG